Proteins encoded by one window of Acidipropionibacterium virtanenii:
- a CDS encoding HAD family hydrolase, producing MRKVLATDLDGTLIFEGGVSSADMAALSRWTAAGNVLVINTGRSLQAVGEALRSYGLPRPDHVIAFNGAVVADGDLTVLASTPIGPGLLGQITDLLRGEPAMLMASTIDRDHAVLAPELARPDGRPFQVAPWAIRGEVEDLDRRDLFGMPIAIPDDAVRARIEARLRLLCDGRAELHRNLFFIDVVPAGVTKGTGLARLLADFLPGHGEVYTIGDSWNDLPMHAVADLSATLPHAPDDVKEGCDVVVDSVADLVTRAMA from the coding sequence ATGCGCAAGGTTCTGGCCACCGATCTCGACGGCACCCTGATCTTCGAGGGAGGTGTCAGCAGCGCCGACATGGCCGCGCTCTCCCGCTGGACCGCCGCCGGCAACGTCCTGGTGATCAATACCGGGCGCTCCCTGCAGGCGGTCGGGGAGGCTCTGAGGAGCTACGGCCTGCCCCGCCCGGATCATGTCATCGCGTTCAACGGCGCGGTCGTCGCCGACGGCGACCTCACCGTGCTCGCATCGACGCCGATCGGGCCCGGGCTGCTGGGACAGATCACCGATCTGCTCCGCGGTGAGCCGGCCATGTTGATGGCCTCCACGATCGATCGCGACCACGCCGTGCTCGCACCGGAGCTCGCCCGGCCGGACGGCAGACCTTTTCAGGTGGCCCCGTGGGCGATCCGGGGCGAGGTCGAGGACCTCGATCGTCGTGATCTGTTCGGGATGCCGATCGCGATCCCCGACGATGCGGTGAGGGCACGGATCGAGGCCCGGCTCCGGCTCCTGTGTGACGGCCGGGCCGAGTTGCACCGCAACCTGTTCTTCATCGACGTCGTTCCCGCCGGAGTCACCAAGGGCACCGGTCTGGCCCGCCTGCTCGCCGACTTCCTGCCGGGCCACGGCGAGGTGTACACGATCGGCGACTCCTGGAACGACCTGCCGATGCACGCGGTCGCCGACCTGTCCGCCACCCTTCCGCACGCCCCCGACGACGTGAAGGAGGGCTGCGACGTCGTGGTCGACTCGGTGGCCGATCTCGTCACCCGTGCCATGGCCTGA
- a CDS encoding ABC transporter ATP-binding protein: MTTNDGITITGLSKSFGRNEVLHNIDLELPAGRVYGLLGANGAGKTTLMSLICNHIFPSSGRILIDGQSPAENAAVLERTCFIHEDQRWHDDFTLDMLMRVAPSFFSEWSAVTAEHLAAKFRLPRRTRLKKLSRGQRSALAITISLASRAPYTFLDEPYLGLDPSARSIFYTELMNEITEAPRTVIMSTHLIDEASSLMEDVVLMRDGRIEMHADVDTIASEAYTVRGLADDVTQVVAGLEMLSSQSMGRIESALVRGDLNGDTHALAEELHVSIEPAGLQELVAAFGILDAGDSIPGTSGSATAQPALKGVQS; this comes from the coding sequence ATGACCACCAATGACGGGATCACCATCACCGGCCTGTCGAAATCCTTCGGCCGCAATGAAGTGCTCCACAACATCGATCTCGAGCTTCCCGCCGGGCGGGTCTACGGACTCCTCGGGGCCAACGGGGCCGGCAAGACCACACTGATGTCCCTCATCTGCAATCACATCTTCCCCAGCTCGGGGCGAATACTCATCGACGGGCAGTCACCTGCCGAGAACGCCGCCGTGCTGGAGCGGACCTGCTTCATCCATGAGGACCAGCGCTGGCACGACGACTTCACCCTCGACATGCTCATGAGGGTCGCGCCGTCCTTCTTCTCCGAATGGTCCGCCGTGACCGCCGAGCATCTCGCGGCGAAGTTCCGGCTGCCCCGCCGGACCCGTCTCAAGAAGCTCTCCAGGGGGCAGCGCTCGGCCCTGGCGATCACCATCTCGCTGGCCTCCCGGGCGCCCTACACCTTCCTCGACGAGCCCTACCTCGGGCTCGACCCGAGTGCCCGGTCGATCTTCTACACCGAACTCATGAACGAGATCACCGAGGCGCCGAGGACCGTCATCATGTCCACCCACCTCATCGACGAGGCCTCCTCCCTCATGGAGGACGTCGTCCTCATGCGCGACGGCCGCATCGAGATGCACGCCGACGTCGACACCATCGCCTCCGAGGCGTACACCGTCCGCGGTCTGGCCGACGACGTCACGCAGGTGGTGGCCGGCCTCGAGATGCTCTCCTCCCAGTCGATGGGCCGCATCGAGTCGGCCCTGGTGCGAGGAGACCTCAACGGCGACACCCATGCACTCGCCGAGGAACTGCATGTGTCGATCGAGCCCGCGGGGCTCCAGGAACTCGTTGCCGCATTCGGCATCCTGGACGCCGGCGACTCCATTCCCGGCACTTCCGGATCCGCCACTGCACAGCCCGCACTGAAAGGAGTCCAGTCATGA
- a CDS encoding GntR family transcriptional regulator, whose protein sequence is MSPAPADGRPIFLTLAGQIADDILAGVYPPGAHVPSTNELSVFYKINPATAGKALNRLVDQQILEKRRGLGMFVTETGVERLREQRRTLFAENYLAPLLEEAERVGLSTDDIITLIHRQGPGSQRPAI, encoded by the coding sequence GTGAGTCCCGCACCAGCAGACGGCCGTCCGATCTTCCTCACGCTCGCCGGGCAGATCGCTGACGACATCCTCGCCGGGGTCTATCCGCCGGGCGCCCACGTGCCGTCGACCAACGAGCTCTCCGTGTTCTACAAGATCAATCCCGCAACCGCGGGCAAGGCCCTCAACCGCCTCGTCGACCAGCAGATCCTGGAGAAGCGACGCGGCCTGGGGATGTTCGTCACCGAGACCGGCGTCGAACGTCTCAGGGAGCAACGCAGGACCCTGTTCGCCGAGAACTACCTCGCCCCACTCCTGGAGGAGGCCGAACGCGTCGGTCTCTCCACCGACGACATCATCACTCTCATCCACCGCCAAGGGCCGGGGTCGCAACGCCCCGCCATATGA
- a CDS encoding lipoate--protein ligase family protein encodes MHGEYKVPGGKLVVVDLDVDDGPEGRLKSVQISGDFFLEPDEALGRITAALEGAPTDLAANALAERVQGALLPTDVPFGITPEGVGIAVRRALGKAVDWDLIDFDVIHGPSVDPMLNVAMDETLVDDVAAGRRKPFMRLWEWNAPQVVIGSFQSYENEINQEGVDRFGITVSRRVTGGGAMFMEPGNCVTYSLVIPLALVDGLSFAQSYPFLDEWTMEALAKVGIQAHYVPLNDISSQVGKIGGAAQKRFNNGYMVHHVTMSYDIDAEKMLQVLRIGKEKVRDKGHRSAIKRVDPMRSQTGRPREEILDVFYNHFKEKYAATDGAITDEDLAVAKRRCDEKFSTYEWTHRLP; translated from the coding sequence ATGCACGGTGAGTACAAGGTTCCCGGGGGCAAGCTCGTCGTCGTCGATCTCGACGTCGACGACGGACCCGAGGGCAGGTTGAAGAGCGTCCAGATCTCCGGGGACTTCTTCCTCGAGCCCGACGAGGCCCTGGGCCGCATCACCGCGGCACTGGAAGGGGCCCCGACCGACCTGGCTGCCAACGCCCTGGCCGAGCGGGTCCAGGGTGCCCTGCTGCCCACCGACGTTCCCTTCGGCATCACCCCCGAGGGTGTGGGGATCGCGGTACGGCGGGCGCTGGGCAAGGCGGTGGACTGGGATCTCATCGACTTCGACGTCATCCACGGGCCGTCGGTGGACCCGATGCTCAACGTGGCGATGGACGAGACCCTGGTCGACGACGTCGCGGCCGGGCGGCGCAAGCCGTTCATGAGGCTGTGGGAGTGGAACGCCCCGCAGGTGGTGATCGGCTCCTTCCAGTCCTACGAGAACGAGATCAACCAGGAGGGGGTCGACCGCTTCGGGATCACGGTCTCGCGGCGGGTCACCGGCGGCGGGGCGATGTTCATGGAGCCGGGCAACTGCGTCACCTACTCGCTGGTGATCCCCCTGGCACTGGTGGATGGGCTGAGCTTCGCGCAGTCCTACCCCTTCCTCGACGAGTGGACGATGGAAGCGCTGGCGAAGGTGGGCATCCAGGCCCACTACGTGCCCCTCAATGACATCTCCTCGCAGGTCGGCAAGATCGGCGGGGCCGCGCAGAAGCGCTTCAACAACGGCTACATGGTCCACCACGTGACGATGTCCTATGACATCGACGCCGAGAAGATGCTGCAGGTGCTGCGGATCGGCAAGGAGAAGGTGCGCGACAAGGGGCACCGTTCGGCCATCAAGCGGGTGGACCCGATGCGCTCGCAGACCGGTCGGCCGCGCGAGGAGATCCTCGACGTCTTCTACAACCACTTCAAGGAGAAGTACGCCGCCACCGACGGCGCCATCACAGATGAGGATCTGGCGGTGGCGAAGCGGCGCTGCGACGAGAAGTTCTCCACCTATGAGTGGACCCACCGGCTGCCCTGA
- a CDS encoding HAD family hydrolase — protein sequence MEGRLHIHQIVEQRLIDRDYGPQTGLLAADVEARWGSLDDAPGIESAADLLARVRRGRDRAAGRGPRRADHHDHRRQRDGGPGIARQVGLGDRVGSGPEAVGRPWDFDVIAEVFPADKQEAVRALQRTGHVVGMTGDGINDAPALALGAQRSGGGRGGRQPCSRLSAGDLRHGHQRRAVDVGRSVRLNSQRELDAGRAQASATISAASWGPTWSRH from the coding sequence GTGGAGGGTCGTCTGCATATCCACCAGATCGTCGAGCAGCGGCTCATCGACCGCGACTACGGCCCTCAGACGGGGCTGCTGGCCGCCGACGTGGAGGCGCGGTGGGGATCCCTGGACGACGCCCCCGGCATCGAGTCCGCCGCCGACCTGCTGGCGAGAGTGCGCCGCGGCCGGGATCGTGCGGCAGGTCGAGGACCGAGGCGTGCGGATCATCATGATCACCGCCGACAGCGCGACGGCGGGCCGGGGATCGCCCGGCAGGTCGGTCTGGGCGACCGCGTGGGTTCCGGCCCCGAGGCTGTGGGGCGGCCCTGGGACTTCGACGTCATCGCCGAGGTGTTCCCCGCCGACAAGCAGGAGGCAGTCCGCGCGCTGCAACGCACCGGTCATGTCGTGGGGATGACCGGCGACGGCATCAATGACGCCCCCGCTCTGGCGCTCGGCGCCCAGCGGTCCGGTGGCGGGCGTGGTGGCCGGCAACCTTGTTCTCGTCTCAGTGCTGGCGATCTCCGGCACGGACACCAGCGCCGTGCCGTGGACGTCGGCCGCTCAGTCAGGCTGAACAGTCAGCGAGAACTCGATGCAGGACGGGCCCAGGCCTCCGCCACGATCTCCGCCGCTTCTTGGGGACCGACCTGGAGCCGGCACTGA
- a CDS encoding amino acid ABC transporter substrate-binding protein/permease, translating into MHSISRRPRWAIRLAAFIGVLMALLTVAPGSLGAKAWADDSSAGSVKGKTFTIATDTTFAPFEYRDAKGNMTGIDMDLIQSIAKSQGFKVNIKSVGFDAAVQAVQSKQADGVIAGMSITDERKKAFDFSDPYFASGIQMAIKKTDTSIKSYADLKGKTVVAKTGTESLTFAKSIASKYGFSVKALDKADTMYSEVNTGNAAAVFDDYPVLAYGIKQGNGLKVVTAKEAGASYGFAVLKGSNAALLAAFNTGLEKMKSDGSYHKLLVKYLGENAPADDASVAGVKGKTFIIATDTTFAPFEYRDAKGNMTGIDMDLIRAIAKQQGFTVQIKSVGFDAALQAVKSKQADGVIAGMSITDERKKVFDFSDPYFDSGIQMAVAKDSDIKGYADLKGKTVVAKTGTESLTFAQKNASKYGYTVKALDKADTMYSEVNTGNAAAVFDDYPVLAYGIKEGNGLKVVTEKEAGASYGFAVLKGSNADLLKAFNAGLSGMKTDGSYQQVLDKYLKAPDSDSEKSDGFLALLTESFPALMKGLAMTVAATALSLLIALVLGVVFGFSKVSGVRILSGIASVYVAIFRGTPLLVQAFFFYFGMPTVTGQKIDVFTAGVLTLSLNAGAYMTEIVRGGIQSVDPGQMEASRSLGLNWLQSMRKVIVPQAVKIMTPSFINQFVISLKDTSILAVLGFAELTYQGQQIIARNFRSFEIWIMVGVIYFIVIYALTTLSNFVDRKVNK; encoded by the coding sequence ATGCATTCCATATCTCGACGGCCGCGGTGGGCGATCCGTCTCGCCGCCTTCATCGGCGTGCTGATGGCACTGCTCACCGTGGCTCCCGGATCGCTGGGGGCCAAGGCCTGGGCCGACGACTCGTCGGCCGGTTCCGTCAAGGGCAAGACCTTCACGATCGCCACCGACACCACCTTCGCCCCCTTCGAGTACCGCGACGCCAAGGGCAATATGACCGGCATCGACATGGATCTCATCCAGTCGATCGCCAAGAGCCAGGGATTCAAGGTCAACATCAAATCGGTGGGCTTCGACGCCGCCGTCCAGGCCGTCCAGTCCAAGCAGGCCGACGGCGTCATCGCCGGGATGTCGATCACCGACGAGCGCAAGAAGGCCTTCGACTTCTCAGACCCGTACTTCGCCTCCGGTATTCAGATGGCGATCAAGAAGACCGACACCTCGATCAAGTCCTATGCGGATCTCAAAGGGAAGACCGTCGTCGCCAAGACGGGCACCGAGTCGCTGACTTTCGCCAAGTCGATCGCCTCCAAGTACGGATTCAGCGTCAAGGCTCTCGACAAGGCCGACACCATGTATTCGGAGGTCAACACCGGCAATGCGGCTGCCGTCTTCGATGACTATCCGGTGCTGGCCTACGGTATCAAGCAGGGCAACGGCCTCAAGGTCGTCACCGCCAAGGAGGCCGGAGCCTCCTACGGATTCGCCGTCCTCAAGGGCAGCAATGCGGCGCTGCTGGCGGCCTTCAACACCGGCCTGGAGAAGATGAAGTCCGACGGCTCCTATCACAAGCTGCTGGTGAAATACCTCGGCGAGAACGCCCCCGCCGACGACGCCTCGGTGGCCGGCGTCAAGGGCAAGACCTTCATCATCGCCACCGACACCACCTTCGCCCCCTTCGAGTACCGCGACGCCAAGGGGAATATGACCGGCATCGACATGGATCTCATCCGGGCCATCGCGAAGCAGCAGGGATTCACCGTCCAGATCAAGTCGGTGGGCTTCGACGCCGCTCTCCAGGCCGTCAAGTCGAAGCAGGCCGACGGCGTCATCGCCGGGATGTCGATCACCGACGAGCGCAAGAAGGTCTTCGACTTCTCGGACCCGTACTTCGACTCGGGCATCCAGATGGCCGTCGCCAAGGACTCCGACATCAAGGGCTACGCGGATCTCAAGGGCAAGACCGTCGTCGCCAAGACCGGCACCGAGTCGTTGACCTTCGCCCAGAAGAACGCCTCCAAGTACGGCTACACCGTCAAGGCCCTTGACAAGGCCGACACCATGTACTCCGAGGTGAACACCGGGAACGCCGCCGCCGTCTTCGACGACTACCCGGTGCTGGCCTACGGCATCAAGGAGGGCAACGGGCTCAAGGTGGTCACCGAGAAGGAGGCGGGCGCCTCCTACGGATTCGCCGTCCTCAAGGGCAGCAATGCCGATCTGCTCAAGGCTTTCAACGCCGGCCTCAGCGGGATGAAGACCGACGGCTCCTACCAGCAGGTGCTCGACAAGTACCTCAAGGCCCCCGACTCCGACTCGGAGAAGAGCGACGGCTTCCTCGCCCTGCTGACCGAGAGCTTCCCCGCGCTGATGAAGGGCCTGGCGATGACGGTGGCCGCCACTGCGCTGTCCCTGCTCATCGCCCTGGTGCTCGGCGTCGTCTTCGGCTTCAGCAAGGTCTCCGGGGTGAGGATCCTGTCGGGCATCGCCTCGGTCTACGTGGCGATCTTCCGCGGCACCCCGCTGCTGGTCCAGGCATTCTTCTTCTACTTCGGCATGCCCACCGTCACCGGCCAGAAGATCGACGTCTTCACCGCCGGCGTGCTCACCCTGAGCCTCAACGCCGGCGCCTACATGACCGAGATCGTGAGAGGCGGCATCCAGTCTGTGGATCCCGGCCAGATGGAGGCGTCGAGATCGCTCGGGTTGAACTGGCTGCAGTCGATGCGCAAGGTGATCGTGCCCCAGGCCGTCAAGATCATGACGCCGTCCTTCATCAACCAGTTCGTCATCAGCCTCAAGGACACCTCGATCCTCGCCGTGCTGGGATTCGCCGAACTGACCTATCAGGGCCAGCAGATCATCGCCCGCAACTTCAGGTCCTTCGAGATCTGGATCATGGTCGGCGTCATCTACTTCATCGTCATCTACGCCCTGACAACACTGTCGAACTTCGTCGATCGGAAGGTCAACAAGTGA
- a CDS encoding amino acid ABC transporter ATP-binding protein, with product MSENISETPVVQTVDLHKSFGSNEVLKGIDATIHKGQVVSVIGPSGSGKSTFLRCLNLLEEVTSGKVLIEGHDLTDPGTDINEVRQKIGMVFQHFNLFPHMTVTENITMAPLQLGRMSKAEALDRAADLLGQVHLEDKADARPAQLSGGQKQRVAIARALAMRPDVMLFDEPTSALDPEMVGEVLDVMRKLAGEGMTMIVVTHEMGFAREVSGHLMFMADGVVVEEGDPREILTSPKELRTQDFLSKVL from the coding sequence GTGAGCGAGAACATCAGCGAGACCCCGGTCGTCCAGACCGTCGACCTGCACAAGAGCTTCGGCTCCAACGAGGTGCTCAAGGGCATCGACGCCACGATCCACAAGGGGCAGGTGGTCTCGGTCATCGGACCGTCGGGATCGGGCAAGTCCACCTTCCTGCGCTGCCTCAACCTGCTGGAGGAGGTGACCTCGGGGAAGGTGCTCATCGAGGGCCACGACCTCACCGATCCGGGCACCGACATCAACGAGGTGCGCCAGAAGATCGGGATGGTGTTTCAGCACTTCAACCTCTTCCCGCACATGACGGTGACCGAGAACATCACGATGGCCCCGCTGCAGCTGGGGCGGATGTCGAAGGCCGAGGCCCTCGACCGGGCCGCCGACCTGCTCGGCCAGGTGCACCTGGAGGACAAGGCCGATGCCCGTCCCGCCCAGTTGTCGGGCGGTCAGAAGCAGCGGGTGGCGATCGCCCGGGCGCTGGCGATGCGCCCCGATGTGATGCTCTTCGACGAGCCCACCTCCGCCCTGGACCCCGAGATGGTGGGCGAGGTGCTCGACGTGATGCGCAAGCTGGCCGGCGAGGGCATGACGATGATCGTCGTCACCCACGAGATGGGATTCGCCCGCGAGGTGAGCGGTCACCTCATGTTCATGGCCGACGGCGTCGTGGTGGAGGAGGGGGATCCCCGCGAGATCCTCACCTCTCCGAAGGAACTGCGCACCCAGGACTTCCTGTCCAAGGTGCTGTGA
- the hisC gene encoding histidinol-phosphate transaminase produces the protein MSRRDVVRSLPPYKQGAAEGPDAVKLSSNENPYPPLPSVVAEIERRLGSYNRYPSMGAVEVRTAIAERFGVTPDQVAVGAGSVEVATQLVHATAGLGDEVIFAWRSFEAYPIITVVGGATPVKVPLRPDLHHDLDAMAAAITDRTRLILLCTPNNPTGTTLHTDEVEAFLARVPDDVIVAIDEAYVHFNRDADSVSGLDMLARHPNVVNLQTFSKAYGLAGLRIGFSISSAEIAEDLRRVATPFAVSDLAQHAALASLAHEDELDVRVERIVAERERVTAGLRSQGWPVGDSQANFVWLSTGDDTARIDNVLRSHGVFARCWQPEGIRLSIGSQQENDRCLEAFADAVR, from the coding sequence ATGAGCCGACGCGATGTGGTGAGGTCACTTCCGCCGTACAAGCAGGGTGCCGCCGAGGGCCCGGACGCCGTCAAGCTGTCCTCCAACGAGAACCCCTACCCGCCGCTGCCCTCGGTGGTCGCCGAGATCGAGCGTCGGCTCGGCTCCTACAACCGGTACCCCTCGATGGGGGCCGTCGAGGTGCGCACCGCCATCGCCGAGCGGTTCGGCGTCACCCCTGATCAGGTGGCCGTGGGCGCCGGCTCGGTGGAGGTCGCCACCCAGCTGGTGCATGCCACCGCCGGCCTGGGCGACGAGGTGATCTTCGCCTGGCGGTCCTTCGAGGCCTACCCGATCATCACCGTCGTCGGGGGAGCGACGCCGGTCAAGGTGCCGCTGCGACCCGACCTGCACCACGACCTGGACGCGATGGCCGCCGCCATCACCGACCGCACCCGACTGATCCTGCTGTGCACCCCCAACAATCCCACCGGCACCACCCTCCACACCGACGAGGTGGAGGCCTTCCTGGCGCGCGTTCCCGACGACGTCATCGTCGCCATCGACGAGGCCTACGTGCACTTCAACCGGGACGCCGACTCCGTCTCCGGCCTGGACATGCTGGCCCGCCACCCCAACGTCGTCAACCTGCAGACCTTCTCCAAGGCCTACGGGCTGGCCGGGCTGCGGATCGGCTTCTCGATCTCCAGCGCCGAGATCGCCGAGGACCTGCGCCGCGTCGCCACCCCCTTCGCGGTCAGCGACCTCGCCCAGCACGCGGCGCTCGCCTCCCTTGCCCACGAGGACGAGCTCGACGTGCGGGTGGAGAGGATCGTCGCCGAGCGCGAGCGGGTCACCGCCGGGCTTCGCTCCCAGGGCTGGCCGGTCGGCGACTCCCAGGCCAACTTCGTGTGGCTGTCCACCGGCGACGACACCGCGCGGATCGACAACGTGCTGCGCAGCCATGGCGTCTTCGCCCGCTGCTGGCAGCCCGAGGGGATCCGCCTGTCCATCGGCTCGCAGCAGGAGAACGACCGCTGCCTCGAAGCCTTCGCCGACGCGGTCCGCTGA
- a CDS encoding patatin-like phospholipase family protein — translation MGSFTTDDTALVFEGGGMRASYSCAVVVKLLREQVSLPHVSGISAGSSNTANYLSKDAARARECFVEFAADPKLGGLRTFVTGHGLFNSEYIYQHTSLPEEALPFDWSAFETNPAAMRIGATRTDNGEQEWFTRDDVDSMKDLMVRVQASSTMPGLMPPVTIDGVEYVDGAIGPNGGIPLDAAQMDGYERFLVVMTRTRDYVKKPPRNIRALNRIFRKRPAVAEALAGRWRRYNATREELLDLERDGRAVLFFPDQMPIENQERRVARLRHCYAMGMAQINRQWPRWRDFLGI, via the coding sequence ATGGGCTCCTTCACCACCGACGACACCGCACTGGTCTTCGAGGGGGGCGGCATGCGCGCCAGCTACTCCTGTGCCGTGGTGGTGAAGCTGCTGCGCGAACAGGTCAGCCTGCCTCACGTCTCCGGGATCTCGGCGGGTTCGTCGAACACCGCGAACTACCTGTCGAAAGACGCCGCCAGGGCCAGGGAGTGCTTTGTCGAGTTCGCCGCCGACCCGAAGCTGGGTGGACTGCGCACTTTCGTCACCGGTCACGGACTCTTCAACTCCGAGTACATCTACCAGCACACCTCCCTGCCCGAGGAGGCCCTGCCCTTCGACTGGTCCGCGTTCGAGACCAATCCCGCGGCGATGCGTATCGGCGCCACCCGCACCGACAACGGCGAGCAGGAGTGGTTCACCCGCGACGACGTCGACTCGATGAAAGACCTCATGGTGCGGGTGCAGGCCTCGTCGACGATGCCCGGGCTGATGCCCCCGGTCACCATCGACGGGGTGGAGTACGTCGACGGTGCGATCGGCCCCAACGGCGGAATCCCCCTCGACGCCGCCCAGATGGACGGTTACGAGCGCTTCCTGGTGGTGATGACGCGGACCCGCGACTACGTCAAGAAGCCCCCGCGCAATATCCGCGCTCTCAACCGGATCTTCCGGAAGAGGCCCGCGGTGGCCGAGGCGCTGGCCGGGAGGTGGCGCCGCTACAACGCCACCCGCGAGGAGCTGCTCGATCTGGAGCGCGACGGCAGGGCGGTGCTCTTCTTCCCCGACCAGATGCCGATCGAGAACCAGGAGCGCCGGGTCGCCAGGCTGCGGCACTGCTATGCGATGGGGATGGCCCAGATCAACCGCCAGTGGCCCCGATGGCGGGACTTCCTGGGCATCTGA
- the ngcE gene encoding N-acetylglucosamine/diacetylchitobiose ABC transporter substrate-binding protein, producing the protein MTQSTFNRRGFLKSAVAAAAVVPLASCAASGGGDSDSGGAPSAGKKSDSNPFGIKEDGKLDAVIFNGGYGIAYCEFAAQQMKKKYPKLTTSVKASNNISQELQPRFVGGNPPDVIDNSGANSIGVASVLDQLDTADDILAAKNYEGKKIADTLYAGVKEVGTRGDKFVILNYVMSAYALWYSDELFKANGWTVPKTWDEAYKLGETAKKKNKYLFLWGKEAASYYRTLVLGSAFKEGGDEVRLPIENLEKNAWSNKTIQDVLKALKKIIDAGFFKPGGAGTAFTAAQAQWSNDQAALLYPSGSWIENEMKKQTKSGFKMMGAPELVLTDSPKLGYEAMNAAPGEPFIFPKKGVNAGAGKEFMRAMLSKDAATNFAKTILSPTIVKDTVPADGFGSTALVSLTKMLDTAGDKVFNIQHVDFYGINKDHLVLWNDFLAGKSSVAELTKGMQEVADKIADDSSVQKIKVK; encoded by the coding sequence ATGACCCAGTCAACCTTCAACCGCCGAGGTTTCCTCAAGAGCGCCGTTGCGGCTGCGGCCGTGGTGCCCCTGGCATCCTGCGCCGCGAGTGGCGGCGGAGACTCCGATTCCGGCGGCGCTCCGTCGGCCGGCAAGAAATCAGATTCGAACCCCTTCGGCATCAAGGAGGACGGCAAGCTCGACGCCGTCATCTTCAACGGCGGCTACGGCATCGCCTACTGCGAGTTCGCGGCCCAGCAGATGAAGAAGAAGTACCCGAAGCTCACCACCTCGGTGAAGGCCTCCAACAACATCTCGCAGGAGCTCCAGCCGCGCTTCGTCGGCGGGAACCCGCCCGACGTCATCGACAACTCGGGCGCCAACTCGATCGGCGTGGCGTCGGTGCTCGACCAGCTGGACACCGCCGACGACATCCTGGCGGCCAAGAACTACGAGGGCAAGAAGATCGCCGACACCCTCTACGCCGGCGTCAAGGAGGTCGGCACCCGCGGCGACAAGTTCGTCATCCTCAACTACGTGATGAGCGCCTACGCGCTGTGGTACTCCGATGAGCTCTTCAAGGCCAACGGCTGGACGGTGCCGAAGACCTGGGACGAGGCGTACAAGCTCGGCGAGACGGCCAAGAAGAAGAACAAGTACCTCTTCCTGTGGGGCAAGGAGGCGGCGAGCTACTACCGCACCCTGGTGCTGGGCAGCGCCTTCAAGGAGGGCGGCGACGAGGTCCGGCTGCCGATCGAGAACCTGGAGAAGAACGCCTGGTCCAACAAGACGATCCAGGACGTGCTCAAGGCGCTCAAGAAGATCATCGACGCCGGATTCTTCAAGCCCGGCGGCGCGGGGACCGCCTTCACCGCCGCCCAGGCCCAGTGGTCCAACGACCAGGCGGCGCTGCTGTATCCGTCGGGCTCGTGGATCGAGAACGAGATGAAGAAGCAGACCAAGTCCGGCTTCAAGATGATGGGCGCCCCGGAACTGGTGCTCACCGATTCCCCGAAGCTGGGATACGAGGCGATGAACGCCGCCCCGGGTGAGCCGTTCATCTTCCCGAAGAAGGGCGTCAACGCCGGTGCCGGCAAGGAGTTCATGCGGGCGATGCTGTCGAAGGACGCCGCCACCAACTTCGCCAAGACGATCCTGTCCCCGACCATCGTCAAGGACACCGTCCCGGCCGACGGTTTCGGCTCCACGGCGCTGGTCTCCCTGACGAAGATGCTCGACACCGCCGGAGACAAGGTGTTCAACATCCAGCACGTCGACTTCTACGGCATCAACAAGGATCACCTGGTGCTGTGGAACGACTTCCTGGCCGGCAAGTCGTCGGTGGCCGAACTCACCAAGGGCATGCAGGAGGTCGCCGACAAGATCGCCGACGACTCCTCGGTGCAGAAGATCAAGGTCAAGTGA